A window from Salvia miltiorrhiza cultivar Shanhuang (shh) chromosome 2, IMPLAD_Smil_shh, whole genome shotgun sequence encodes these proteins:
- the LOC131013072 gene encoding vacuolar cation/proton exchanger 2-like encodes MGSIEEKLGFEVEEHIPLSSSESMNKVQALNCETPRFLQFSGLSGVSILRSIYTVLIQPKINALLPFGPLAILLHHFTSKQGWVFFFSLVGITPLAERLGYATEQLAFYTGPTVGGLLNATFGNATEMIISMYALKSGMLRVVKQSLLGSILSNMLLVLGCSFFCGGIVHQKLQKFNKATALVNSGLLLMAVMGLLFPALLHFTHTEIHQGKSEIALSRFSSCVMLVAYGCYIFFQLKSQSNLYTSLGEEAENDEEDDAPEISYCESIVWLAVLTLWISVLSGYLVDTIQGASDSMNIPIVFISVVLLPIVGNATEHASAIMFAMKDKLDITIGVAIGSSTQISMFVIPFCVIFGWILGKPMDLNFQVFETATLFMTVLVVAFMLQEGQSNYFKGLMLILCYVIVAASFFVHVDVDVADASNGDG; translated from the exons ATGGGATCCATAGAAGAAAAGTTAGGCTTTGAAGTTGAAGAGCATATCCCACTCAGTTCATCCGAGTCCATGAATAAAGTGCAGGCTTTGAATTGTGAAACACCGCGTTTCTTGCAATTTTCCGGTTTAAGTGGAGTTAGCATTTTGAGGAGTATATACACTGTTTTGATTCAACCCAAGATCAATGCTCTGCTACCCTTTGGTCCCCTGGCAATATTGCTGCACCATTTTACCAGTAAACAA GGATGGGTCTTCTTTTTCAGCTTAGTTGGTATAACTCCTTTAGCTGAGCGACTTGGTTATGCAACCGA GCAACTTGCATTTTATACCGGACCAACAG TTGGGGGCCTTCTAAATGCTACATTTGGCAATGCTACTGAGATGATAATTTCTATGTATGCATTGAAGAGTGGGATGCTGAGGGTTGTTAAGCAATCTTTGTTGGGCTCTATCTTGTCGAACATGCTTCTGGTCCTTGGATGCTCCTTCTTCTGTGGTGGGATTGTTCATCAAAAACTCCAAAAGTTCAATAAG GCCACGGCCCTCGTGAACTCAGGGTTGTTACTGATGGCTGTTATGGGTTTACTGTTCCCCGCGTTGCTGCACTTCACACATACAGAAATACACCAGGGCAAGTCGGAGATTGCTCTTTCACGGTTTAGCAGCTGTGTAATGCTGGTTGCTTATGGATGCTATATTTTCTTTCAGCTCAAGAGTCAAAGTAATCTATATACTTCTCTTGGTGAG GAAGCGGAGAATGATGAGGAAGATGATGCCCCAGAGATTTCATATTGTGAATCAATAGTGTGGCTAGCTGTTTTGACTTTGTGGATATCTGTTTTATCTGGATATCTTGTTGATACAATACAG GGTGCATCTGATTCCATGAATATACCCATCGTATTTATTAGCGTTGTTTTGCTTCCGATTGTGGGGAATGCTACCGAACATGCTAGTGCTATCATGTTTGCCATGAAGGACAAACTT GATATTACCATTGGAGTTGCAATTGGATCATCTACTCAGATATCTATGTTTGTG ATCCCATTCTGTGTAATATTCGGTTGGATCTTGGGAAAGCCTATGGATTTGAATTTTCAAGTGTTTGAAACTGCTACACTGTTTATGACAGTGTTGGTAGTAGCATTTATGCTTCAG GAAGGCCAATCAAACTATTTTAAAGGGTTGATGCTTATTCTGTGTTATGTCATTGTTGCTGCTAGTTTCTTTGTGCatgttgatgttgatgttgcTGATGCATCAAATG GTGATGGTTGA
- the LOC131013071 gene encoding mitogen-activated protein kinase kinase 5-like, translated as MRPLQPPPAAGSAVNRASRQRRRPDLTLPMPQRDTSLAVPLPLPPSSAPSSVSSYLQLEYSELERVSRIGSGAGGTVYKVLHRPTGKIYALKVIYGNHEDAVRNQMRREIQILRDVDNPNVVRCHNLIDHNGEIQVLLEYMDKGSLEGTHIPNEPSLSDLARQILCGLYYLHRRKIVHRDIKPSNLLINSRGVVKIADFGVSRILAQTMDNCNSSVGTIAYMSPERINTDLNHGRYDGYAGDIWSLGVSILEFYLGKFPFAVGRQGDWASLMCAICMSQPPEAPATASREFRDFIACCLQRDPAKRWTAAQLLRHPFIAQYASPPPGSNGSGNNQVHHQSHLLPPPRPHSSIP; from the coding sequence ATGAGGCCCCTACAGCCGCCGCCGGCCGCCGGATCCGCCGTAAATCGCGCTAGCCGGCAACGGCGGCGCCCAGACCTAACCCTGCCCATGCCCCAGCGCGACACCTCCCTGGCCGTCCCTCTCCCTCTGCCGCCGAGCTCCGCCCCCTCCTCAGTCTCGTCCTATCTCCAATTAGAGTACTCGGAGCTGGAGCGCGTCAGCCGCATCGGGAGCGGCGCCGGCGGCACCGTCTACAAGGTCCTTCACCGCCCCACCGGAAAAATCTACGCCCTCAAAGTGATATACGGCAACCACGAGGACGCCGTGCGCAATCAGATGCGCCGCGAAATCCAGATTCTCCGCGACGTGGATAACCCTAACGTGGTCCGCTGCCACAACCTCATCGATCACAACGGCGAAATTCAAGTCCTCCTCGAGTACATGGACAAGGGATCGCTCGAGGGCACGCACATCCCCAACGAACCCTCGCTCTCCGATCTCGCCCGCCAGATTCTCTGCGGATTGTACTACCTCCACCGCCGCAAAATCGTCCATCGCGATATCAAGCCCTCCAATTTACTCATCAATTCGCGAGGGGTGGTAAAAATAGCCGATTTTGGCGTGTCCCGAATTCTGGCTCAGACCATGGACAACTGCAACTCGTCGGTGGGGACGATTGCGTATATGAGCCCCGAGAGAATCAACACCGATCTCAATCACGGGAGATACGATGGATACGCCGGGGATATTTGGAGTTTGGGAGTCAGCATTCTTGAATTCTACTTGGGAAAATTCCCATTCGCCGTGGGGAGGCAGGGAGATTGGGCTAGTCTAATGTGCGCCATTTGTATGTCGCAGCCCCCGGAGGCGCCGGCGACGGCCAGCCGGGAGTTCAGGGATTTCATTGCTTGCTGCCTGCAAAGGGATCCGGCAAAGCGGTGGACGGCAGCTCAGCTGTTGAGGCATCCGTTCATCGCGCAGTATGCATCTCCGCCGCCTGGAAGCAACGGCAGCGGGAATAATCAGGTTCATCATCAGTCTCATCTATTACCCCCGCCTCGCCCGCATTCTTCAATTCCTTAG